In the Urocitellus parryii isolate mUroPar1 chromosome 1, mUroPar1.hap1, whole genome shotgun sequence genome, TGGGCAGAGGTGGCAGTGACTGTGAGGGCTGGGAGGAGATGAGGGGAAGAAAGGTCACTTTTCCTGACAATTTACAACTTGATTCCACTTATAAGCcatttgttttcagaaataagtAATGGGTGAGGACATAGGCCAGGACTACAGTTTGTGCACTTGAGAGATTAAGGCTCCCTGAGATCAAATTACCACAGCAAACAGAGACAGAATTACTGAGGGATGTTTGGGGAGGATGCAGACAGAAGAAGGAGAAGCCAGAGACCAAAGAAAGGAGACAGGAATagattttgatggaaattgcCTCCCACTCTGCACCCTTGAGGGAACAAAGAGGACAAATAAGAAACAGCAGTGCTAAGAAAAAGATGGGAGtttcactgttaaaaaaaaaaaaatttggttagGTCATGCATGGAATGTTGTTAGTGAGTGTACTTGGGTAGCAGGAAGGATGTGCTAGTTCAGACCTTTGAAGTCTGGGTGTTAGGATTATAACCCTGGGTCTTTAACTGTGTCCCCTCAAGGAGGGAAGCATGCCAAAAGTCAGCTTTTGCTCTGGCTTTGTTCCAGTCCTTAGCTAGAAAATGACCAACAAAGAAGATCTACAAATACAATGATGCtggaagatgaggaagagaaaggacaTTTTAGTGAGTGCTTTTCTGCATGTTGGGCAATAGATTTTAAACCTCTGTGGGAAAGATAAGAGGGCCTGTAAAGAGAGAATATTCAGAACTGAGAAGCAGAGGCAATGACACAGCAGGGAAAGGCTTGCCTGCTCCTTCTGCCTTCTCATTCATGGTAGAGAATTTGTGTGTCACTTCTGCAGCAATATAAGGGTAGGCTTAGGGACCCAGAGGCACAGAGGTTTATAGGAAACTTATATTTATAGAAGATGAGCTGCAGTCATTGAAATTGCTAGCTATTGTAAAATAAATCCCAGCCTCCCATATTTTGCttaataacagattttttttttaactgcaaagCTTTAATGGAGTTCAAATTCCAGCCTGGCTTAGAAGATCATGAGTAACACTCTTAATTTAATGATTTTGTAGGCTCTTGAAGACATTGTcatctattaaagaaaaaaattaaaatcactcttgaaagaaaatgtcttgggtgaaaaatgaaaaagatttggAGATTAGGGGAAGAAGCCTTAAAATTTCTACCAATTTTTTATCTAGTGTGTCCTAAACGGGTCAAATAAGAGGTTTGCCTGCAACTTCAAGGAGCTAATGGAGTTTTAAACactgaaatatttgttatttgcCAAGGTACACACTAAAAGTACCGCTTGACTAGGAGCAGAATTGAGTATTGAATCCCAGGATGCTGGTTTTAGTTTTGCTCCCAAAAGGCGGACAGCATTTGCTATCCCCTGCCCTTTGCCCTAGGAGTTAAGCACTTTCTGTAGTACTAAAGAGTGTTCCAGAGATGTCGTGGGGGTCAGGTAAAATAATCAGTTcccatcccagtggctccagagcaCCGCCCCTGCATTTGTGTCCTTTAAATGTTAGAGCCGCCACCCAGGTCCCCATACTTAGCTAAGGTTCTCAGTTTATTTTCCTGGATTGCGCTTGGAAATCTTTTTCAGGGAGCCGATAGCTCCTGAGTTCCAGGGTCTTAACTGCTTTTCACAGACTAATCTTATAAGACCTTTTAAGCAGGCGAGAGATCTTGGAAAGTGGATGGACAGGACCTTGGGGGCAGGGAGACAGGGAGTGGCCGTGTTCCCGCCGTCTGCTGGGATCTGGCGGGTTCGGGGTGGAGGAGATGAGGCTGGAGTGGCTGGGCAGTCCGAGGTTGCTGTTCACCACTTCGGTGCGGAATCGGAGCTGGACTTGCTGAacactcctccctctccccctccccttcagcttccttttccctccccccgGAGCAGCTACGGCAGCAGCATCAGCTGCAGGAAGCGGAGCCGGGCTGAACGACTGGAGAAGAGTGGAGGAACTGGGGTATGGGGGATCAGCCGGGGCAGAGGGGCCGGGGCCCCTTGAGAAGGCCTACGAGGGGAGCGGCCCCAGGCGTTTGGTAGCGCGTGAACTGTACTGGAGTCGGCGCGGGGCGGCACGAGCGGAGGCGGAGGCGGGGCCCAGGCGTGGAGCAGGGCTGGCTAAGCTGCTGCCTCGGGCCCTGCCCGGCTGCCTCCGCCGCCGCCGGAGGCTATGGAGCAGGCTGGCACGAGACTGTGGGCTACAGAGCATCCACGACTCCGGCGGCCCCTGCcgtggctgctgctgctgtctttcCTACTGCTGGTGGTGCTGCTGCCCGGCCCGGCGGCCTCCCAGCTACGGTACTCGGTGCCTGAGGAGCAAGCACCGGGCGCACTCGTGGGCAACGTGGCTAGAGCGCTGGGGCTGGAGCTGCGGCGTTTGGGGCCTGGCTGTCTGCGCATCAACCATCTGGGTGTGCCCAGCCCGCGCTACCTGGAGCTGGACCTGACTAGTGGAGCGCTCTTCGTCAACGAGCGCATTGATCGCGAGGCGTTGTGCGAGCAGCGGCCTCGCTGCCTGCTTAGCTTGGAGGTGCTGGCGCACAACCCTGTGGCGGTGAGCGCAGTTGAAGTGGAAATATTGGACATCAATGACAACTCGCCGCGCTTCCCGCGGCCCGACTACCATCTTCAGGTAAGCGAATCGGTGGCGCCTGGAGCGCGCTTTCACATAGAGAGCGCGCAGGACCCCGACGTGGGCGCCAACTCAGTGCAGACCTACGAGCTCAGCCCCAGTGAACACTTTGAGCTGGACCTTAAACCCCTGCAGGAGAACAGTAAGGTGCTGGAGCTGGTGCTGCGTAAGGGCCTAGACCGCGAGCAGGCAGCCTTGCACCACCTGGTTCTCACGGCTGTGGACGGGGGCAGCCCACCTCGCTCAGGCACCGCGCAGATCTCTGTGCGCGTCCTGGACACTAATGACAACTCCCCCGCCTTTGACCAGTCCACTTATCGCGTCCAGTTGCGGGAGGACGCACCCCCAGGCACATTGGTGGTAAAGCTGAATGCCTCAGATCCGGATGAGGGCTCCAATGGGGAGCTCAGATACTCCTTGAGCAGCTACACCTCGGACCGAGAAAGGCAGCTCTTCAGCATAGATGCCAGTACCGGGGAAGTGCGAGTGAGTGGGGCGCTGGATTATGAGGAGGCCTCCTCCTACCAGATCTATGTGCAGGCGACTGACCAGGGTCCAGTGCCCATGGCGGGTCACTGCAAGGTGCTGGTGGACATTGTGGATGTGAATGACAATGCACCAGAGGTGGTGCTGACGGACCTATATAGCCCAGTGCCTGAGGATGCTGCACCCAACACTGTTGTGGCCCTTCTCAGTGTCAATGACCAAGACTCAGGCCCCAACCGGAAAGTGAGCTTGGGTCTGGAGGCCACATTGCCTTTCAGGCTGAATGGCTTTGGAAACTCCTACACACTGGTGGTGAGTGGCCCTCTGGACCGGGAGCGGGTGGCTGCCTACAACATCACAGTAATAGCCACTGATGGAGGAATACCACAACTCACATCCCAACGGACACTGAAGGTTGAAATCTCTGACATCAATGACAATCCACCAAGCTTCCTGAAGGACTCCTATTCCATCTACATCCAGGAAAACAATTTGCCAGGAGTGTTGCTCTGCACTGTGCAAGCCACAGACCCAGATGAAAAGGAGAATGCAGAGGTGACCTACTCCCTCCTAGAGAGGGAGATTCAAGGGCTGCCAGTCACCTCCTATGTCTCCATTAACAGTGCCAGTGGCAGCCTTTATGCTGTCAACTCTTTTGACTATGAAAAGTTTCGAGAGTTTTTTGTGACTGTGGAGGCCCAGGACAAGGGGAAGCCACCACTGAGCAGCACTGTGACCGCCAATGTGTATGTGGTGGACGTGAATGATCATGCCCCTCACATTCTGTACCCTACCTCAACCAATTCGTCAGCAGCCATTGAGATGGTGCCTCGAACTGCCCCTGCTGGCTACCTGGTCACCAAAGTCATAGCCATGGATTCAGACTCTGGACAAAATGCTTGGCTCTTTTACCATCTAGCCCAGACTTCTGACTTGGACCTCTTTAAAGTAGAGCTGCACACAGGAGAAATTAGGACTACTAGAAAGATAGGAGATGAGAGTGGTACCACTTTCAATCTGACTGTGGTGGTCCGTGACAATGGGGAGCCATCACTTTCATCCTCTGTGGCCATTACAGTAGCTGTGGTGGATAGGGTTTCTAAAATTCTCCCTGACACTCAGAGACATGTGAAGAGTCCTCGGACATACTCTGAAATTACACTTTATCTGATAATAGCATTAAGCACagtatcttttatatttcttttgacaaTCATTGTTTTGAGCATCATCAAGTGCTACCATTACACTGCATATGGCACTTCATGCTGTGGAGGCTTCTGTGGAGTGAGGGAGCGGTGCCCTGCAGAACTATACAAACAGGCCAACAACAATATTGATGCCAGGTTACCACATGGCCTCAAGGTGCAGCCTCACTTCATTGAGGTTCGAGGGAATGGCTCCCTCACCAAGACCTACTGCTACAAGGCCTGTCTGACAGCAGGCTCAGGGAGTGATACTTTCATGTTTTACAACACAGGGGCCCAGACAGgaccagggcctgggggagcccAAGCAGCAGTGACTGACAGCAGGCACCTCACAGGCCAAAGTGGGCAGAGTGCTGGAAACCTGATTATTCTCAAAAACGATGTTGTTTCTCAAAATGAGGTGAGATAGTGTTCAAggggtatatttaaaaaaagttctgtATTTTCACATGCCCCCTCCTGATATCATGTGGTTGGCTTTATTGAATTATTCACAATGACAGGTTATCTGACAAATTAAGTGTTAATAGTACCTCCAATTTGGTCATAATCTGCTGTTTCTTCTCTAGAAAAATAGCACTAGAGAATTGTTTTACCTCCCATTTTTTTCACATGTAGGAGGACTTATCCATAAAGTTGTTTGAGAAGTGAAGATTAGTCTTAAATATTTGAATGTTAAAGTTCAGCTTTGTAGAGCAAAAGAGCAGGTCTGGGAATAAAGATTATGTTTGAGAAGTAACATTGTGAAACTTAAGGAGAAAGAGCCTCTGTTGTATCCCATATAGGAAAAGTTGGgttcaaaaaaatcattttttaattctataggaATGGTTCtttacatctatctatctatctatctatctatctatctatcgagCTCTGAGACCTCTAGGGGCTGGTGCAGTTACCTCTATTTGGGTGTTTATACCTCGGACTGTATGTAGTACAAACTGTCCAGTTAATCTCTGGTAATTGCACAGAACGAATGTGGTAGGATCCTCTGGAAATGCACATCAGAGGTGATAAAGCCATAAACTATAGACCTCACCCTGAAGCCAGTTTCCTTTGGCCATATGATGTGGTCACTGTTCTGTAAGGAGGTAATGTTCCTCATGTCAGAGGAAATGTATAATGGTAAGGCAGAGAGATTATACATTTTTATGGTTGGGCAAGGGAGATATTAGAATGACTGGGTTAGAGATATGAGGGAATGGTGAAAACCAGGACATGCTAGGatcagggaggaagaaaaaaagaaatgtccccTAGCCACCTTTCTTGGCATActctgaattcattttaaaaggatattcCTGCATTTAGTTAAGTGCAATCTATAAACTTTTGATTCCCTCTTGACCACTCCTGGAATTTTGATGAGATAAAGTAACTTTATCAAGCCCCTAATGTCTTTAAGTTAAATGACAATACTTCAAAGCACATGTTCATTTTCTGGATCTAAAATTTGGTTTGCAATGAACTACAGAAAGCTTTGAAAGTGGATAGCTTCATGAAGACAGGTATTAGTATATGTGCTAGTTTTAAGAAGTTATACAGGCAGATTGTTCATTATTGTGAAGAATGCACAAATTATTGAAAAATGCATAGATGTGCAGGAGTGTGTACTATACTTGTCTCTGTATGCATGCTTGAAGTAATAGAGATTGTCTTTTTGGTACTGTAAACTTGgatttcaaaagacaaaattttgtCCCATACATAGTGATGAATTATCTTTTGAAACAACCACTTAGGTCTTTTAGAACTAGTACAAATTGAGTTAATAATATTTGTCTCTCCTATATTTTTGTAATGTCTTTTCATTGACATATTGCTACTTTTTTAATGTATGGTCACATTATAAGTTCTTCTTTGAGTAATATAATGCTTAAGTACAGAATTTTCTGTCCTTGATTGAGAGTAGAATTTCCCATAGACATTGTAGATTTATTATCAGAAGAGCCTGATGTTAGTCAATGCTGCCTAACCAAAGGATGTAGATTGCAGATCAagaaaaatgggggtgggggaggatatCAAAGAGTTTCCAGAATTCTTTAGATGGTAGCTTTTGAAAGCATGTAAAAGGGCTTAGTTTTAAATAAGAATGCTCTAGACATTTGTTTAACAAATTCCTGCAAGTTCTTTGGGCTTTGGTTGAGCTGCAGGGGTTGAAGAGGCTTGGAAAGCTAGCCAAGCAAGCCTCAGTTTTGCCACCAGCTGTGACCTGGAGGCTCAGATGTGTGGCATTCTTACTCTCCATCTCATGACTCAAAGCTTGGGGCAGTTTGATACATGAAGTGTTTCTGTCTTACATGACCTGTATGTTAATAGGGACTTTGACATACAGCTCTTTAATCTAGGGAGAAAATTGTGACAGAAAATCTTGTggaattttcttttggaattttgCTGGGAGAGTGCATGGATTTAATAAAGGCAGATTTCTGCTAACCTCTTCTGGAAATTCACCGAAGAGTCCCAAATTATTGCAGGTATAGGGAAGCAGTGAGTCACTTTGCTGTAGCAAGGCAAAATGGAAGCAAAAGTCAATTCAATTTTGAAAGTCATTATTGCTACATTAACTTGTTAATTTCCCATGTtgagctttctctttctttacctAGTTACTTTAAATGACAGGAAAGCCCTGAGGTGTAATTAATGCCACATGCCTACAATAAAATTGGGTGGACATTGAAAAGGGAGAGTAAAGGAATGTGTACTCACTGACCACCCTGCTATGTAAGAAATACTCTGCTTTGCAATGTGTATATGTGCGATTCCACTCCCTCCAAGTCATacattaaacaaacatttatcaACATCTAACATAAAAGAAAGCTCAGAAAGGTTAGGTAACAAAGTTACACTGCTAATggtattttaagtcatttttttaaactcaaagaCTCTGCTTTTTTCAATAGTAGGAAATGACGGAAATcccaatgtttatatttttttgataTGGGATTGTCAAGCATTTAGTCTATCATTAGTTCACCCAGTAACCAAAACCAACTGTTTTTGGAAAGATTAATTTCATGCAAGGAAGCAGATAACAAAAGGGACAATCAGTCAATAAAATGTTACTCCcagctaatatatttttatttgtttatttgctttaagTATTGGCAAAGCTTGCTAGGATATTTTATCCCTGTTCCTCCACTGATCTCTTTTTGCTTAGTAAACATAAGCATTTAATACCAGACTTTAATCTTTTTGGTGACtctaccacccccccccccaattataTTATTTCATGAGTCACCTGTGCATCTAGGTTTTTAAAGCATCTGTATACAACAGGGCAGAATTTCTTTTTGgagatttttgaaaatttgataCTGAATTTGGCACCCTCTTCAGAGTCTCTGtgaaaagaaactgaattttaagatagattctatttatttgtggtgcAATTGCTAATGAGTCACTGTGAGTACTCTGGGAAGATTTGTCCAACTGCACCTTAGTGGGGCCAAGTGGCACAGCATGTGGAAATAACAAAAGAATAGTAGAGACAGCAAGTTTGGCATTCAACTTCTTCTTATTTTGAAGCAATTTACAGATGTCAAATTCTCAGTTATTTCATCTTAATTCCAGTTGTTATGACCAGAAAGAATTAACCCTTTTTTCAGTGCCACCTAATTTATTTCCTCCTGAGACTGACTTCTCCATCTGCTGACTCTGTCCGGGAACACAGTTTACTCTCATTGTAAAGACATAATGGTGAACTTGTAAAAATTGTACAATGGTTAGAATAGACCAAGAAATTGTATCTTTGAACTTCCATTCCAGTGTTCCATCCTCTGATGGCCACTTTTTAGGGGgtggggttgttttgttttattatttcattttggttATCAGATTGCTTTTCTGAGTAaaggtttgttttctttggtttgtaATATAATAAATTCTTCACATTACTTACTCCCTTGCTTTTTCTACAGACTGCTGAGCCAGATGGAATTATGGCTGAGTTCTTCTGCCTCTTCATTATGCACATATTATGACTGATGGAGAAATCTATTTATTATGACTTGAAAGTCATTGGCCTGCCCTTTCTTCTGACCCAGGAGTGAGCCATGATATGGGCATCTGGTCTAACTCAGTacactgcagggacacagcctggCATATAATATATTGTCTATTGGTGTGCTGCCTGCTTGACAGAATAGCAGCCAGTTCTGGATACTTGCCTTGGTTGGCTACCAAGTTTTGCTCTCAATGAGAGGTCAGAATGATGTCGGTTTACAAATGTTTGAGGAAAATTTGCCACCACCAGTCCCAGAGATTTAGCTGAATTTGATTGAGTATTAAAGGTGTCTTTGAATGTGACTTCTACAGGACTTCACCTGGATCAATGTTTCTGTGTGATTTATGATATGAACATAAATTTAGCTGATTCGTATTGTTACAGAGTTGAGGTctgctgggaaactgaggcaatgcAGAGACTCCCCTTTAAGCCCAAATTCTTATGATCAGGTTAGAAAGATTTTAGACATGTTTCAAAGTTataggcatg is a window encoding:
- the Pcdhac2 gene encoding protocadherin alpha-C2, with product MEQAGTRLWATEHPRLRRPLPWLLLLSFLLLVVLLPGPAASQLRYSVPEEQAPGALVGNVARALGLELRRLGPGCLRINHLGVPSPRYLELDLTSGALFVNERIDREALCEQRPRCLLSLEVLAHNPVAVSAVEVEILDINDNSPRFPRPDYHLQVSESVAPGARFHIESAQDPDVGANSVQTYELSPSEHFELDLKPLQENSKVLELVLRKGLDREQAALHHLVLTAVDGGSPPRSGTAQISVRVLDTNDNSPAFDQSTYRVQLREDAPPGTLVVKLNASDPDEGSNGELRYSLSSYTSDRERQLFSIDASTGEVRVSGALDYEEASSYQIYVQATDQGPVPMAGHCKVLVDIVDVNDNAPEVVLTDLYSPVPEDAAPNTVVALLSVNDQDSGPNRKVSLGLEATLPFRLNGFGNSYTLVVSGPLDRERVAAYNITVIATDGGIPQLTSQRTLKVEISDINDNPPSFLKDSYSIYIQENNLPGVLLCTVQATDPDEKENAEVTYSLLEREIQGLPVTSYVSINSASGSLYAVNSFDYEKFREFFVTVEAQDKGKPPLSSTVTANVYVVDVNDHAPHILYPTSTNSSAAIEMVPRTAPAGYLVTKVIAMDSDSGQNAWLFYHLAQTSDLDLFKVELHTGEIRTTRKIGDESGTTFNLTVVVRDNGEPSLSSSVAITVAVVDRVSKILPDTQRHVKSPRTYSEITLYLIIALSTVSFIFLLTIIVLSIIKCYHYTAYGTSCCGGFCGVRERCPAELYKQANNNIDARLPHGLKVQPHFIEVRGNGSLTKTYCYKACLTAGSGSDTFMFYNTGAQTGPGPGGAQAAVTDSRHLTGQSGQSAGNLIILKNDVVSQNEPRQPNPDWRYSASLRAGMHSSVHLEEAGILRAGPGGPDQQWPTVSSATPEPEAGEVSPPVGAGVNSNSWTFKYGPGNPKQSGPGELPDKFIIPGSPAIISIRQEPTNSQIDKSDFITFGKKEETKKKKKKKKGNKTQEKKEKGNSTTDNSDQ